The following are encoded in a window of Rosa chinensis cultivar Old Blush chromosome 4, RchiOBHm-V2, whole genome shotgun sequence genomic DNA:
- the LOC112196286 gene encoding ADP-ribosylation factor 2: MGLTFTKLFSRLFAKKEMRILMVGLDAAGKTTILYKLKLGEIVTTIPTIGFNVETVEYKNISFTVWDVGGQDKIRPLWRHYFQNTQGLIFVVDSNDRDRVVEARDELHRMLNEDELREAVLLVFANKQDLPNAMNAAEITDKLGLHSLRQRHWYIQSTCATSGEGLYEGLDWLSNNIANKA, encoded by the exons ATGGGGCTCACGTTCACGAAGCTTTTCAGCCGGCTTTTTGCCAAGAAAGAGATGCGAATTCTGATGGTCGGTCTCGATGCCGCTGGTAAGACCACCATTCTCTACAAGCTCAAGCTCGGTGAGATCGTCACAACAATTCCTACTATTG GATTTAATGTTGAGACCGTGGAATACAAGAACATCAGCTTCACAGTCTGGGATGTCGGGGGTCAGGACAAG ATCCGACCTTTGTGGAGGCACTACTTCCAGAACACACAGGGTCTTATCTTTGTTGTGGACAGCAATGACAGAGACCGTGTTGTTGAGGCAAGGGATGAATTGCACAGGATGTTGAATGAG GATGAGCTGCGAGAAGCTGTGTTGCTTGTTTTTGCCAACAAACAGGATCTCCCCAATGCAATGAATGCTGCTGAAATTACTGATAAGCTTGGCCTCCACTCTCTCCGACAGCGTCACTG GTACATTCAGAGCACTTGTGCAACCTCTGGAGAGGGTCTATATGAAGGCCTGGATTGGCTCTCCAACAACATTGCTAACAAG GCTTGA